The Lysobacter gummosus genome includes a region encoding these proteins:
- a CDS encoding replication-associated recombination protein A, giving the protein MRPRSVDEMVGQRRLLAPGSALRRAVESGRVHSMILWGPPGCGKTTLALLLARYADAEFKAISAVLSGLPEVRQVLAEAAHRFADGRRTVLFVDEVHRFNKTQQDAFLPHIERGTIIFVGATTENPSFELNSALLSRCRVHVMEAVSPDDIRHSLRRALEDEERGLGAQPVQVGDDLLLQIATAADGDVRRALTLLEIAAELAADEDGQITAATLAQVLADRTRRFDKGGEQFYDQISALHKSVRSSNPDAALYWFARMLDGGCDPHYLARRLTRMAVEDIGLADPRALQMSVDAWDTYDRLGSPEGDLALAQVVIYLASTAKSNAAYAAFNAAKADVVEHGTQDVPLHLRNAPTKLMKQLGYSKGYQYDHDADGGIALDQTGFPDAMGERVYYQPVERGLELKLGEKLARLRAQRAQARGEGGEGGEGG; this is encoded by the coding sequence ATGCGCCCGCGCAGCGTGGATGAAATGGTCGGCCAGCGCCGCCTGCTCGCGCCCGGCTCGGCGCTGCGCCGCGCGGTCGAATCCGGACGCGTGCATTCGATGATCCTGTGGGGCCCGCCGGGGTGCGGCAAGACCACCCTGGCGTTGCTGCTGGCGCGCTACGCCGATGCCGAGTTCAAGGCGATCTCGGCCGTGCTCTCGGGCCTGCCCGAAGTGCGGCAAGTGCTGGCCGAGGCCGCGCACCGTTTCGCCGACGGCCGCCGCACGGTGTTGTTCGTGGACGAGGTGCATCGCTTCAACAAGACCCAGCAGGACGCGTTCCTGCCGCATATCGAGCGCGGCACCATCATCTTCGTCGGTGCGACCACCGAGAACCCGTCGTTCGAGCTCAACTCGGCGCTGCTGTCGCGCTGCCGCGTGCACGTGATGGAAGCGGTCTCGCCCGACGACATCCGCCACAGCCTGCGGCGCGCGCTGGAAGACGAAGAGCGCGGCCTGGGCGCGCAGCCGGTGCAGGTCGGCGACGACTTGCTGCTGCAGATCGCCACCGCCGCCGACGGCGACGTCCGCCGTGCGCTGACCTTGCTGGAAATCGCCGCCGAACTGGCCGCCGACGAAGACGGGCAGATCACCGCCGCGACCCTGGCGCAGGTGCTGGCCGACCGCACCCGCCGCTTCGACAAGGGCGGCGAGCAGTTCTACGACCAGATTTCGGCGCTGCACAAATCCGTGCGCAGCTCCAACCCCGACGCCGCGTTGTACTGGTTCGCGCGCATGCTCGACGGCGGCTGCGACCCGCATTACCTGGCGCGGCGGCTGACCCGCATGGCGGTGGAGGACATCGGTCTGGCCGATCCGCGCGCGCTGCAGATGTCGGTCGATGCCTGGGATACCTACGACCGCCTGGGCAGCCCGGAAGGCGATCTGGCCCTGGCGCAGGTGGTGATCTATCTGGCCAGCACCGCCAAGTCCAACGCCGCCTATGCCGCCTTCAACGCGGCCAAGGCCGATGTGGTCGAGCACGGCACCCAGGATGTTCCGCTGCACCTGCGCAATGCGCCGACCAAGCTGATGAAGCAGTTGGGGTATTCGAAGGGTTACCAGTACGACCACGACGCCGACGGCGGCATCGCCCTGGATCAGACCGGGTTCCCGGATGCGATGGGCGAGCGGGTGTATTACCAGCCGGTGGAGCGTGGGCTGGAGCTCAAGCTCGGCGAGAAGCTCGCGCGGTTGCGGGCGCAACGCGCGCAGGCGCGCGGCGAGGGCGGCGAGGGCGGCGAGGGCG